Proteins encoded in a region of the Candidatus Palauibacter scopulicola genome:
- a CDS encoding molecular chaperone TorD family protein, with translation MELFRALGALLDGPCGENRLIGHLLELGPVPDEPTHNDLFLFQLYPYASAFLGTDGRMGGEARDRVAGFWRALGTTPPEDPDHLRALLGGYAWLVEAQQRGNGKSAQACRDARHAFLWEHLLSWVLPFLTKLRQIAPPFYREWADTLEALLFGESARLGPPTRRPLALREAKPVPDPRRTDGDSFFNALLSPVRSGLVLTRADLARAARDLGFGLRVGERAYILRSMMSQGPRATLDWLACEARDWTRLHDRGGTTAPEVADFWTHRVTATGRLLSDLSADVGADLDSALSADVQNG, from the coding sequence ATGGAGCTGTTTCGCGCCCTCGGCGCGCTTCTCGATGGTCCGTGCGGGGAGAATCGGCTCATCGGCCACCTCCTCGAACTGGGCCCGGTGCCGGACGAGCCCACGCACAACGACCTCTTCCTCTTCCAGCTCTACCCGTACGCCTCCGCCTTCCTGGGCACGGACGGCCGCATGGGCGGGGAGGCGCGCGACCGCGTCGCCGGCTTCTGGCGCGCGCTCGGGACAACGCCCCCCGAGGATCCGGACCACCTGCGCGCCCTGCTGGGCGGCTACGCCTGGCTCGTGGAAGCACAGCAGCGGGGGAACGGCAAGTCCGCCCAGGCCTGTCGCGACGCGCGGCACGCCTTCCTCTGGGAGCACCTGCTCTCGTGGGTCCTCCCCTTTCTGACGAAGCTGCGGCAGATCGCGCCCCCGTTCTACCGGGAGTGGGCCGACACGCTCGAGGCCCTCCTCTTCGGCGAGTCGGCCCGCCTCGGGCCGCCGACGCGGCGTCCGCTCGCGCTCCGCGAGGCGAAACCGGTGCCCGACCCGCGCCGGACCGATGGGGACAGCTTCTTCAATGCCCTCCTGAGCCCGGTCCGCAGCGGACTTGTCCTCACGCGGGCCGACCTCGCCAGAGCCGCGCGCGATCTCGGCTTCGGTCTCCGCGTGGGCGAGCGCGCCTACATCCTGCGGTCCATGATGTCGCAGGGGCCGCGCGCGACCCTGGACTGGCTCGCGTGCGAGGCGCGCGACTGGACGCGTCTTCACGACCGCGGGGGGACCACTGCGCCGGAAGTCGCGGATTTCTGGACGCACCGCGTGACCGCAACGGGTCGCCTCCTCAGCGACCTCAGCGCCGATGTCGGCGCCGACCTCGACTCCGCACTCAGCGCCGACGTACAGAATGGCTGA
- a CDS encoding AI-2E family transporter, with protein MADAGGSPPLHPGRFRAIFLLLLVVGISLLFLQMIRTFLTALFLGAILSGLMYPAYRTLCGWFGGRERLASFAAVGLFVILLIGPVTAFLGIVANQAVHVTQTAGPWIENMQAQLRQPGGLDELLDRIPWLDSLRPYQEQLLQRLGEVAGSVGSLAVDWLAGVTTATVRVVFLLLLMLYAMFFFLKDGRGVLNKVLYYLPLSDEDERRMLDRFVSVTRAMVKGTFLIGIVQGALAGLAFWVVGIPSAAFWGTVMAVLSIVPGIGSALVWLPAAIYLLAADQVAGGIGLILWCGLVVGTLDNLMRPWLVGRDTRMPDLMILLGTLGGLIAFGMAGVLIGPIVAALFITVWELYGESFREVLPATAFGGSAAGADAVEPVPEADAAPGPEADAAEAAAPEASRTEASRPEAGPPGAPSPDA; from the coding sequence ATGGCTGACGCGGGCGGGAGTCCGCCCCTTCATCCGGGGCGTTTCCGCGCCATCTTCCTTCTCCTGCTCGTCGTCGGGATCAGCCTCCTCTTCCTCCAGATGATCCGGACGTTCCTGACGGCGCTCTTCCTGGGGGCGATCCTCAGCGGCCTCATGTACCCGGCCTACCGGACCCTGTGCGGCTGGTTCGGGGGGAGGGAGCGACTGGCCTCCTTCGCCGCGGTCGGACTGTTCGTGATCCTCCTCATCGGGCCGGTCACGGCGTTCCTCGGCATCGTTGCGAACCAGGCCGTGCACGTCACGCAGACGGCGGGCCCCTGGATCGAGAACATGCAGGCCCAGCTGCGGCAGCCGGGCGGGCTCGACGAGCTGCTGGACCGGATTCCCTGGCTGGATTCGCTGCGGCCGTACCAGGAGCAGCTCCTCCAGAGGCTGGGCGAAGTCGCGGGGTCCGTCGGCAGTCTCGCGGTCGACTGGCTCGCCGGCGTCACGACGGCCACCGTGCGGGTCGTCTTCCTCCTGTTGCTGATGCTGTACGCCATGTTCTTCTTCCTGAAGGACGGCCGCGGCGTGCTGAACAAGGTCCTCTACTACCTCCCGCTCTCGGACGAAGATGAACGCCGCATGCTCGACCGCTTCGTCTCGGTGACGCGGGCGATGGTGAAGGGGACGTTTCTCATCGGCATCGTGCAGGGCGCGCTGGCCGGGCTCGCCTTCTGGGTGGTGGGGATTCCGTCCGCCGCCTTCTGGGGCACGGTCATGGCGGTCCTCTCGATCGTGCCCGGGATCGGGTCCGCGCTCGTGTGGCTGCCCGCCGCGATCTACCTCCTCGCCGCGGACCAGGTCGCTGGCGGCATCGGGCTCATCCTGTGGTGCGGCCTCGTGGTGGGGACGCTGGACAACCTCATGCGCCCCTGGCTGGTCGGGCGCGACACCCGGATGCCGGATCTGATGATCCTGCTCGGCACCCTCGGCGGACTCATCGCCTTCGGCATGGCCGGCGTGCTCATCGGCCCCATCGTCGCGGCGCTCTTCATCACCGTGTGGGAACTCTACGGCGAGTCGTTCCGCGAGGTCCTGCCGGCCACGGCGTTCGGCGGGTCGGCCGCCGGGGCCGATGCCGTCGAACCGGTGCCGGAGGCCGACGCGGCGCCCGGGCCGGAAGCCGACGCGGCCGAAGCTGCTGCGCCGGAAGCTTCCCGAACGGAAGCCTCCCGACCGGAAGCCGGCCCGCCGGGAGCCCCCTCCCCGGACGCGTAG
- a CDS encoding TIGR00366 family protein, with protein sequence MSASLLDRLRESGAALSRVTERWVPDAWVILMSLTVVALLLAVTGGGASIPEAGLAWGAGVWTLLELAMQFSIAMVAAHACASSPPVYRLLDRLAGCPNPERPAQAVALAAGFSMTVGYLNWAFGLVGSALFVPFILKRNPRADVRLVIAAAYMGIGTVWQSGLSSSAPLIMATPGNPLLEPGTGAPVVDRLYPVTETLFNPFNLAYAAAMLLVGLVAAMALHPHRDAVTLTEAEVDEILPAPPPRAEAGTTPAERLDRFRGWSLLAALLFAYPLAHSILTRGFGASWTINAYNTVFLVLAIVLHGRPTSFLRACRDGVGAAWGIILQFPFYAGIFGLIQNTNLGGWLGEQFAAVATTRLYPLVVYVYSGIMSMFIPSAGSKWMIEAPYVIPAGEALDVSVMTVLLAYAYGDSAFNLIHPFWALPILAVTRRRFGEIFGYAFLLWLATILLGVATMLVIPIRW encoded by the coding sequence ATGAGCGCGAGCCTGCTCGACCGACTGCGCGAGAGCGGCGCGGCGCTCTCCCGTGTCACGGAACGCTGGGTGCCCGACGCCTGGGTGATCCTCATGTCGCTGACGGTGGTCGCACTCCTCCTGGCGGTCACCGGCGGCGGCGCCTCGATCCCGGAGGCGGGGCTGGCGTGGGGCGCGGGCGTGTGGACGCTGCTCGAGCTCGCGATGCAGTTCTCCATCGCCATGGTTGCCGCCCACGCGTGCGCCTCGTCGCCCCCGGTCTACCGGTTGCTCGACCGCCTCGCGGGCTGCCCGAACCCGGAGCGCCCCGCCCAGGCCGTCGCCCTCGCCGCCGGGTTCTCCATGACGGTCGGCTACCTAAACTGGGCGTTCGGGCTCGTCGGTTCCGCGCTCTTCGTCCCGTTCATACTCAAGCGCAACCCGCGCGCGGACGTGCGCCTCGTGATCGCCGCCGCCTACATGGGCATCGGGACCGTGTGGCAGTCCGGCCTCTCCAGCTCCGCCCCGCTCATCATGGCCACCCCCGGCAACCCCCTGCTTGAGCCGGGGACCGGCGCGCCCGTCGTGGACCGCCTCTATCCGGTCACCGAGACGCTCTTCAACCCCTTCAATCTCGCGTACGCCGCCGCCATGCTGCTCGTCGGCCTCGTCGCCGCCATGGCGCTCCACCCGCACCGCGACGCCGTCACCCTCACGGAGGCGGAGGTCGACGAGATCCTCCCCGCGCCCCCGCCGCGCGCTGAGGCCGGGACGACGCCCGCCGAGCGGCTCGACCGCTTCCGCGGCTGGTCGCTCCTCGCCGCCCTCCTGTTCGCGTACCCGCTCGCCCACTCCATCCTCACGCGGGGCTTCGGCGCGAGTTGGACGATCAACGCCTACAACACGGTGTTCCTCGTCCTCGCGATCGTCCTCCACGGCCGCCCGACGTCGTTCCTGCGCGCCTGCCGCGACGGCGTGGGCGCCGCGTGGGGGATCATCCTCCAGTTCCCGTTTTACGCCGGCATCTTCGGCCTCATCCAGAACACGAACCTCGGCGGCTGGCTCGGCGAGCAGTTCGCCGCGGTCGCCACGACGCGGCTCTACCCCCTCGTGGTCTACGTCTATTCGGGGATCATGAGCATGTTCATCCCCTCGGCGGGCTCCAAGTGGATGATCGAGGCGCCGTACGTGATCCCCGCCGGGGAGGCCCTCGACGTCTCCGTCATGACCGTGCTCCTCGCCTACGCGTATGGGGACTCCGCCTTCAACCTCATCCACCCGTTCTGGGCGCTCCCCATCCTCGCCGTGACGCGGCGCCGCTTCGGCGAGATCTTCGGCTACGCCTTCCTCCTCTGGCTGGCGACGATCCTCCTCGGGGTCGCGACCATGCTCGTGATCCCGATCCGCTGGTGA
- a CDS encoding histidine phosphatase family protein has translation MKTLLILRHAKSSWDHPGLRDHDRPLNPRGRRDAPRMGRFLAERDLVPDRIVSSTAVRARTTAELAAAEFGEAVEIETTHDLYGASPDGYIEVAEAMGGTGERLMLVGHNPGITSLVWHLTGEGEYMPTAALAAVELDIEDWSELGSARRGRLAGLWRPKALPPG, from the coding sequence ATGAAGACCCTGCTCATCCTCCGGCACGCGAAGTCCTCCTGGGACCACCCCGGCCTCCGCGACCACGACCGCCCGCTGAACCCTCGCGGCCGCCGCGACGCCCCCCGCATGGGACGCTTCCTCGCGGAACGGGACCTCGTGCCCGACCGCATCGTGAGTTCGACCGCCGTCCGCGCGCGCACCACGGCGGAACTCGCGGCGGCGGAGTTCGGCGAGGCTGTGGAGATCGAGACGACGCACGACCTCTACGGCGCCTCTCCCGACGGCTACATCGAGGTCGCGGAGGCGATGGGGGGAACGGGGGAGCGCCTCATGCTCGTCGGGCACAACCCGGGCATCACCTCCCTCGTCTGGCACCTGACGGGCGAAGGCGAGTACATGCCGACCGCCGCCCTCGCCGCCGTGGAACTGGACATCGAAGACTGGTCGGAACTCGGTTCGGCCCGCCGCGGCCGCCTCGCCGGCCTCTGGCGCCCCAAGGCCCTCCCCCCCGGCTAA
- a CDS encoding choice-of-anchor V domain-containing protein has product MSPPGPAAALCAAGLLALASAAGVPAASPTAEIEGPPPGHTGGFGEPTCATCHFGAPLNQPGSTLQVVGLDGGYRPGQRHPVTIRFESFDMLAAGFQASFRFNEGERRGAGAGEIRPLDDRVTVVRGENGTEYVQHTRAGSTPTDGVAEWTFEWRAPDADAPVVLHLAANSGGGDDSPLDDLVYTLSITLTPRVH; this is encoded by the coding sequence ATGTCCCCGCCGGGGCCCGCGGCCGCGCTCTGCGCCGCGGGCCTCCTCGCGCTGGCATCGGCGGCCGGAGTCCCCGCCGCGAGCCCGACCGCGGAAATCGAGGGGCCGCCTCCGGGCCACACGGGCGGCTTCGGGGAGCCGACCTGCGCCACCTGTCACTTCGGCGCTCCGCTCAACCAACCGGGGTCCACGCTGCAGGTGGTCGGACTCGACGGCGGCTACCGTCCGGGACAGCGCCACCCGGTGACGATCCGTTTCGAGAGCTTCGACATGCTCGCCGCCGGCTTCCAGGCGTCGTTCCGTTTCAACGAGGGAGAGCGCCGGGGGGCTGGGGCCGGTGAGATCCGACCGCTCGACGACCGCGTCACCGTCGTGCGAGGTGAGAACGGCACCGAATACGTCCAGCACACCCGAGCCGGCTCCACGCCGACGGACGGCGTCGCGGAGTGGACCTTCGAATGGCGCGCCCCCGACGCGGACGCCCCGGTCGTCCTCCACCTCGCCGCAAACTCCGGCGGCGGCGACGACTCCCCCCTCGACGACCTCGTCTACACCCTCTCGATCACACTCACCCCGAGGGTGCACTGA
- a CDS encoding SRPBCC domain-containing protein, which translates to MTASADRECRVTRTIPAPPEAVFRAWTEPDRIRHWSCPPGGTIRDSQVDLVPGGAYRLLIEAEGGTLHAAFGVYREIDAPNRLVYTWDWEEPESAIGETIVTVEFIADGASTEVVVAHEGFPAPEAAEGHRLGWTWSLERLEALFS; encoded by the coding sequence ATGACCGCTTCCGCCGATCGAGAATGCCGCGTCACGAGAACGATCCCCGCGCCTCCGGAGGCGGTGTTCCGTGCCTGGACCGAACCGGATCGGATCCGGCACTGGTCCTGCCCCCCCGGCGGGACGATCCGCGACTCGCAGGTCGACCTCGTGCCCGGGGGAGCGTACCGCCTTCTCATCGAGGCTGAGGGCGGGACGCTCCATGCGGCGTTCGGCGTGTACCGGGAGATCGATGCCCCGAACCGGCTCGTGTACACCTGGGACTGGGAGGAGCCGGAATCCGCGATCGGCGAGACGATCGTCACGGTCGAGTTCATCGCCGACGGAGCGTCGACCGAGGTTGTCGTCGCGCATGAGGGCTTCCCCGCCCCCGAGGCCGCCGAGGGGCACCGCCTCGGGTGGACGTGGTCGCTGGAGCGCCTGGAAGCGCTGTTCAGCTGA
- a CDS encoding 1-acyl-sn-glycerol-3-phosphate acyltransferase, whose product MDRHGPPLPDGPLIVAANHPNSLVDAMLIFRCSDRITRPLGRAPLFDRFLLGPMLRALGGIPVHRREDDPEAMHRNEEMFRSAVDVLHGGGAIQIYPEGKSHSEARLAEFRTGTARIALQAEEGADWGLGLSIAPVGITYAAKELARTEVAVRFGKAFGCADLKEAYREDPVAAGRRLTERIERGVRRETLNFGRPRDRILVEVAEQLYVRELRWVPWRTREPLGTRFPRLQRFARGLEWIRRAHPEEHRRLVEKVARYARLSDELRAGEGDVPPRYSFLPVAKYVVVRGTLLALGLPFAVTGSLLWAPIVRLPGFVVRLVKPELEVTATVKLGTLLAGTCAAWILGPVLGYLVGGWTVAAVAAVVPPACGFVAMLWVELAREVREDTAVFLRLQGRPDRREQFARLRSELTKTFRQLEEQWMEERQVHKR is encoded by the coding sequence GTGGACCGGCATGGGCCTCCGCTCCCGGACGGTCCGTTGATCGTGGCGGCCAACCATCCCAACAGCCTTGTCGATGCCATGCTGATCTTCCGGTGCAGCGACCGGATCACGCGGCCGCTGGGTCGCGCACCGCTCTTCGACCGGTTCCTTCTGGGTCCGATGCTGCGGGCGCTGGGCGGCATACCGGTCCACCGCAGGGAGGACGATCCCGAGGCAATGCACCGCAACGAGGAGATGTTCCGGTCGGCGGTCGACGTGCTCCACGGGGGCGGCGCCATCCAGATCTATCCCGAGGGCAAGAGCCACTCCGAGGCGCGCCTGGCGGAGTTCCGCACGGGGACCGCGCGGATCGCGCTGCAGGCGGAGGAGGGCGCCGACTGGGGGCTCGGGCTGTCGATCGCGCCCGTGGGGATCACCTATGCTGCCAAGGAGTTGGCCAGAACCGAGGTCGCCGTGCGGTTCGGCAAGGCGTTCGGGTGCGCGGACCTGAAGGAGGCGTACCGGGAGGATCCCGTCGCCGCGGGGCGCAGGCTCACCGAGCGGATCGAGCGGGGGGTGCGCCGCGAGACGCTGAACTTCGGCCGCCCCCGAGACCGGATTCTCGTCGAGGTGGCGGAGCAGCTCTACGTCCGTGAATTGCGGTGGGTGCCGTGGCGGACCCGGGAGCCGCTGGGGACGCGCTTCCCCCGCCTGCAGCGTTTCGCGCGGGGCCTGGAATGGATCCGCCGGGCGCACCCCGAGGAGCACCGCCGCCTGGTGGAAAAGGTGGCGCGGTATGCCCGGCTGAGCGACGAGCTCCGTGCCGGGGAAGGGGACGTGCCTCCCCGCTACAGCTTCCTCCCGGTCGCGAAATACGTCGTCGTGCGCGGAACGCTCCTGGCGCTTGGGCTTCCCTTCGCGGTGACCGGATCCCTGCTCTGGGCACCCATAGTCCGGCTGCCCGGCTTCGTCGTCAGGCTCGTGAAACCCGAGCTCGAGGTCACCGCGACGGTCAAGCTGGGGACGCTCCTGGCCGGGACGTGTGCGGCCTGGATCCTGGGGCCCGTGCTGGGCTATCTCGTGGGGGGATGGACGGTCGCCGCGGTGGCGGCCGTGGTGCCCCCCGCGTGCGGCTTCGTGGCGATGCTGTGGGTGGAACTCGCCCGCGAGGTGCGAGAGGACACCGCCGTCTTCCTGCGGCTGCAGGGCCGCCCCGATCGCCGCGAGCAGTTCGCCAGACTGCGCTCGGAACTCACCAAGACCTTCCGGCAACTCGAGGAGCAATGGATGGAGGAACGCCAGGTTCATAAGAGATGA
- a CDS encoding ABC transporter ATP-binding protein: MIVTRDPDIELRSFSVKYPLFELEPLSIELTAGERVALVGPNGAGKTTILRALSGLLPEYEGDMRFGGVDTRTLLPGLRNHVRVMPERLLGFAGMTVRQHFDLLARFYDNWDRDYEARLTERLEISDAANLGTLSSGTKAKVAFVSAEACRPRVLLLDEPTAGLDPVMRRRLMDVVVESLDEDPGRVLLFSTHILEDVEWLAERVLVLVDGTMIADRSVRLMRADHASLADALYDLLDAH, translated from the coding sequence ATGATCGTTACGCGAGACCCCGACATCGAGCTGCGCTCCTTCTCGGTCAAGTACCCGTTGTTCGAGCTTGAACCGCTCAGCATCGAATTGACCGCGGGGGAGCGTGTGGCCCTCGTCGGTCCGAACGGGGCGGGGAAGACCACGATCCTGCGAGCGCTCTCGGGGTTGCTGCCGGAGTACGAAGGCGACATGCGGTTCGGAGGCGTCGATACGCGCACGCTCCTGCCCGGCTTGCGCAATCACGTTCGCGTGATGCCGGAGAGACTCCTCGGATTCGCCGGAATGACGGTTCGGCAGCACTTCGACCTGCTTGCGCGCTTCTACGACAACTGGGATCGCGACTACGAGGCGCGATTGACGGAGCGGCTGGAGATTTCCGACGCCGCGAATCTGGGAACTCTCTCGAGCGGTACCAAGGCGAAGGTTGCGTTCGTGTCGGCGGAGGCGTGCCGACCCCGCGTCCTGCTCCTCGACGAGCCGACGGCCGGCCTTGACCCGGTAATGCGCCGGCGCCTCATGGATGTCGTCGTCGAGAGCCTCGACGAAGACCCGGGGAGAGTCCTGCTGTTCTCGACTCATATCCTCGAGGATGTCGAATGGCTGGCCGAACGCGTGCTGGTCCTCGTCGACGGAACCATGATCGCCGACCGTTCGGTGCGACTCATGCGCGCCGACCACGCGTCGCTGGCGGATGCCCTCTACGATCTTCTGGACGCCCATTGA
- a CDS encoding GyrI-like domain-containing protein produces the protein MNRRTLAVLRCAHGLLAWSLGAAVAAVELGGQGVDPAGYDRLVEPRIVERVDERVLEVRAIGDPDDIGSAAFGLLFQLYFSSGAATGFTPPVARARWQDGLDEIPRGEWVGRYALPVPEAVESLPEHTPPDGVTTSITTWEYGTVAEILHIGRYDAEQPTIERLKAFVEAGGYETFGGHEEEYIVGPSMAGPGNPDEYRTILRYRIRKADLGRGGGPSGQRGFSGREG, from the coding sequence ATGAACCGGCGCACCCTTGCTGTTCTGCGGTGTGCCCACGGGCTCCTGGCATGGTCCCTTGGTGCGGCAGTCGCTGCGGTCGAACTCGGCGGGCAGGGGGTCGATCCGGCCGGGTACGACCGCTTGGTCGAGCCGCGGATCGTGGAGCGGGTGGACGAGCGGGTGCTGGAGGTGCGGGCCATCGGCGATCCGGACGACATCGGCAGCGCTGCGTTCGGGCTTCTCTTCCAACTCTACTTCTCGAGCGGAGCGGCAACCGGCTTCACACCCCCGGTCGCCCGCGCGCGCTGGCAGGACGGGCTCGACGAGATTCCGCGCGGCGAATGGGTCGGCCGCTACGCGCTACCTGTCCCCGAGGCCGTGGAGTCGCTGCCGGAGCACACGCCGCCGGACGGCGTGACCACCTCAATCACGACGTGGGAGTATGGAACGGTGGCCGAGATCCTCCACATCGGCCGCTACGACGCCGAGCAGCCGACGATCGAGCGCCTCAAGGCGTTCGTCGAGGCCGGGGGCTACGAGACGTTCGGCGGACACGAGGAGGAGTACATCGTCGGCCCGAGCATGGCCGGCCCCGGCAACCCCGACGAATACCGCACGATCCTCAGATACCGCATTCGCAAAGCGGATCTGGGCCGTGGTGGTGGGCCGTCCGGTCAGAGAGGTTTCTCGGGCCGAGAGGGATAG
- a CDS encoding PIN domain-containing protein has product MIYVDTSVALAHLLAEDRRPPTPFWTENLVSSRLLEYEIWTTLHARKLAPSRSEAAHAVIARISLVELAPPVLARALDAFPVTVRTLDGLHLASLEFLRGRGQAVELASYDRRMASAAEAMGIPILDLP; this is encoded by the coding sequence GTGATCTACGTCGACACCTCGGTCGCCCTGGCCCACCTGCTCGCCGAAGATCGCCGGCCGCCCACCCCTTTCTGGACGGAAAACCTTGTCTCCAGCCGCCTCCTGGAGTACGAGATCTGGACAACTCTGCACGCGCGGAAGTTGGCGCCATCGCGATCGGAGGCTGCACACGCCGTGATCGCCCGAATCTCGCTGGTGGAGTTGGCACCGCCCGTGCTGGCCCGTGCGCTCGATGCATTCCCGGTTACCGTTCGGACACTGGATGGGCTTCACCTGGCGTCGCTGGAGTTTCTGCGGGGGCGTGGCCAAGCCGTTGAACTTGCCAGCTACGATCGCCGTATGGCGAGCGCAGCAGAAGCCATGGGTATCCCGATTCTGGACCTGCCATGA